From one Calypte anna isolate BGI_N300 chromosome 11, bCalAnn1_v1.p, whole genome shotgun sequence genomic stretch:
- the C11H16orf87 gene encoding UPF0547 protein C16orf87 homolog, giving the protein MSSSRAKKVKMATKSCPECDQQVPVACKSCPCGYIFISRKLLHAKRAERSPPITENKSEAKRRRTERVKREKINSVVNKDLENRKRSRSNSHSDHSRRGRGRPKSASAKKHEEEREKQEKEVDMYANLSDEKAFVFSVALAEINRKIINQRLIL; this is encoded by the exons ATGTCCTCCAGCAGGGCCAAGAAAGTGAAGATGGCCACCAAGTCCTGCCCGGAGTGCGACCAGCAG GTTCCTGTTGCTTGTAAATCCTGTCCCTGTGGCTACATATTTATTAGTCGAAAACTCTTGCACGCCAAACGTGCTGAGAGATCACCACCAATCACAG AAAACAAGAGTGAAGCCAAAAGAAGACGGACAGAGAGAGTTAAACGAGAGAAGATAAATTCTGTGGTAAATAAAGACTTAGAAAATCGAAAAAGATCCAGGTCTAACAGCCATTCAGATCATAGCAGACGAGGGAGAGGAAGACCTAAGAGTGCCTCAGCCAAAAAGcatgaggaagaaagag agaaacaagaaaaagaagttgaCATGTATGCTAACCTTTCAGATGAAAAGGCCTTCGTATTTTCAGTGGCCTTGGcggaaataaacagaaaaattatcaaTCAAAGACTTATTCTGTAA